Proteins encoded by one window of Rutidosis leptorrhynchoides isolate AG116_Rl617_1_P2 chromosome 7, CSIRO_AGI_Rlap_v1, whole genome shotgun sequence:
- the LOC139859900 gene encoding uncharacterized protein, with protein sequence MSSSSSTSGDSFTNYTLNVLEDLSAKEEVNSRRFIRRNHYEAHDRLMGDYFNEGCKYPDENFKQRFRMRRRIFLRIMNDILSYSTNPLPHYFRWFHLRQDTRGKWSISPHLKMTAALRQLAYGYTPDALNEYLQMSE encoded by the coding sequence ATGTCGTCTTCTTCGAGTACTTCCGGCGATTCGTTCACAAACTATACACTAAACGTACTTGAAGATTTATCTGCCAAAGAAGAAGTTAACTCACGTCGTTTTATACGTCGAAATCATTATGAAGCACACGATCGTTTGATGGGCGATTATTTTAACGAGGGTTGCAAATATCCGGATGAAAATTTCAAACAAAGATTTCGAATGCGGCGACGTATTTTTCTTAGGATTATGAATGATATTCTAAGCTACTCAACAAATCCATTGCCGCATTATTTTAGATGGTTTCATCTAAGACAAGATACACGTGGTAAGTGGAGTATTAGCCCACATTTGAAGATGACAGCCGCACTACGTCAACTAGCATACGGTTATACACCAGATGCGTTGAATGAGTATCTTCAAATGTCTGAATGA